The following are encoded together in the Salvia hispanica cultivar TCC Black 2014 chromosome 6, UniMelb_Shisp_WGS_1.0, whole genome shotgun sequence genome:
- the LOC125197159 gene encoding senescence/dehydration-associated protein At4g35985, chloroplastic-like translates to MSCCIPTKSTTERNISQQASNPSLNVRRDILVRIPECKVILMNEGEAGQLAAGDFELQWISDGDVALAAAVKVGEKLQWPLTKDEPILKLDALNYLFSLPMSDAQPLSYGVAFAPETSGGLLGQLDALLAKHCLFTAAQKKKNVGIDWNKFAPAVDQYNTLLGQAIAIGTGHVIRGIFKCTEAYTSKVQEIGETILIPRVGENNADQPEKISDSGANQNKASLNKALIHAKKLTNMTYKITKTMVDVIDEASESVREARVASINAVKMLLEATEAARNEAIEATAGAVQDAVTRRCGERAGKRTEHIFEIVGNCASTLCNIFKIRKAVVSCWTAICCSKSNKKMD, encoded by the exons ATGAGCTGTTGCATACCAACGAAATCAACAACCGAGAGAAACATTTCTCAGCAAGCATCAAATCCTAGTCTTAACGTAAGACGCGACATTCTTGTGAGAATCCCAGAATGCAAGGTTATTCTGATGAACGAGGGCGAAGCCGGGCAGCTTGCCGCGGGCGACTTCGAGCTCCAGTGGATATCAGACGGCGATGTAGCGCTGGCCGCAGCCGTGAAGGTCGGGGAGAAGCTCCAGTGGCCGCTGACCAAGGACGAGCCGATATTGAAGCTCGACGCTCTTAACTACCTCTTCTCGCTGCCGATGAGCGACGCCCAGCCTCTCAGCTACGGCGTGGCGTTTGCGCCTGAGACGAGTGGCGGACTCTTGGGGCAGTTGGATGCGTTGCTGGCCAAGCATTGCTTGTTCACCGCTGcgcagaagaagaaaaatgttgGCATCGATTGGAACAAGTTTGCGCCGGCGGTGGATCAGTATAACACTTTGTTGGGCCAGGCTATTGCCATAGGCACCGGCCACGTTATTAGGGGCATCTTCAAGTGCACAGAGGCTTATACTAGTAAG GTGCAGGAAATAGGGGAAACAATCCTGATTCCCAGAGTTGGGGAGAATAACGCAGACCAGCCTGAAAAAATCAGTGACAGTGGAGCAAACCAAAACAAGGCATCCCTCAACAAAGCCTTGATACA CGCAAAGAAATTGACAAATATGACATATAAAATAACCAAGACCATGGTTGATGTGATCGACGAAGCTTCAGAATCAGTTAGAGAAGCGCGTGTGGCTTCCATTAATGCAGTTA AAATGTTACTAGAGGCAACTGAAGCCGCTAGGAATGAAGCAATCGAAGCCACCGCGGGCGCTGTGCAAGACGCTGTCACTCGTAG GTGCGGAGAGAGAGCTGGGAAGAGGACGGAGCACATATTTGAAATTGTAGGGAATTGTGCCTCTACACTTTGCAATATATTCAAGATAAGAAAAGCCGTAGTCAGTTGTTGGACTGCTATATGTTGTTCAAAGAGCAACAAGAAGATGGACTGA
- the LOC125192016 gene encoding senescence/dehydration-associated protein At4g35985, chloroplastic-like, whose protein sequence is MESRTQVPQPSNQETSIPENNSSLIVNVRDDVIMRIPECKVHLMDEGEAVELGAGDLELQRITDGNVEIATAVKVGAELQWPLTKDEQVVKLDETHYLFSLPMNDGTPLSYGVAFASGGLEELDAFLRENCSFTASKKKRDSDIDWKEFAPAVDNYNSFLAKAIAGGTGHVVKGIFNCSNAYSNKVQIKGRETIPIDAVEEKNIEAPDQIVSNGEKKKKGALNKSLKRAMELSKMTEKMSKGVLNVAESGSGSAMAPILQSRVGKAFLSTMPGEVILASLDAINKITEAAEAAEKQSMVATSGAVKTAVTNKFGESAGEAAETVLATAGSCVGTAWNVFKIRQAINPAGSVSSTAVLKKAATKPLMK, encoded by the exons ATGGAATCAAGAACTCAAGTTCCACAACCATCAAACCAAGAAACATCAATCCCAGAAAACAACAGCAGTTTAATTGTGAACGTAAGAGACGATGTTATTATGAGAATCCCAGAATGCAAGGTTCATCTCATGGACGAGGGAGAAGCCGTGGAGCTCGGGGCCGGCGACTTGGAGCTCCAACGAATAACCGATGGCAACGTGGAGATCGCCACCGCCGTGAAGGTCGGGGCGGAGCTGCAGTGGCCGCTGACTAAGGACGAGCAGGTGGTGAAGCTGGACGAGACGCATTACCTCTTCTCGCTGCCCATGAACGACGGAACGCCTCTCAGCTACGGCGTGGCGTTTGCCAGCGGCGGTCTGGAGGAGTTGGACGCGTTTCTGAGGGAGAATTGCTCGTTCACGGCgtcaaagaagaagagagataGTGATATCGATTGGAAGGAGTTTGCGCCGGCGGTGGATAATTATAATAGCTTCTTGGCCAAGGCTATTGCTGGTGGCACTGGACACGTTGTAAAGGGCATCTTCAACTGCAGCAATGCCTATTCTAATAAG GTGCAGATCAAAGGAAGGGAAACAATCCCGATTGATGCAGTCGAGGAGAAGAACATAGAAGCACCTGACCAAATTGTTAGCAatggagaaaagaaaaagaaaggcGCTCTGAATAAAAGCTTGAAACG GGCGATGGAACTATCGAAGATGACAGAGAAAATGAGCAAAGGTGTGCTTAATGTAGCTGAGAGTGGTTCCGGTTCAGCGATGGCACCAATTCTTCAGTCCCGAGTGGGGAAGGCCTTCTTGTCTACGATGCCAGGCGAGGTTATCTTGGCTTCCCTTGATGCAATTA ACAAAATAACAGAAGCAGCTGAAGCTGCTGAAAAGCAATCAATGGTAGCAACCTCAGGTGCGGTTAAAACAGCCGTCACCAATAA GTTTGGAGAGAGCGCTGGAGAGGCGGCAGAGACCGTGTTAGCTACTGCAGGGAGTTGTGTAGGCACTGCTTGGAATGTATTCAAGATAAGACAAGCCATCAACCCTGCCGGCTCTGTATCGTCAACAGCAGTGCTAAAAAAAGCTGCTACTAAACCTCTTATGAAATAA
- the LOC125193414 gene encoding 4-hydroxybenzoate polyprenyltransferase, mitochondrial-like, with protein MSFYRLSKTARSLRHRHSSLSAAHTYFHSPLPLADSSRHSRHLFQVDNQFYNDRNSLLSTGAYHRLLQYSSFSTLPSDEKREESKNSKGNECDRPWIDVYLPEKARPYARLARLDKPIGTWLLAWPCMWSITMAAAPGSLPDIKMMMLFGTGALLLRGAGCTINDLLDRDIDTKVARTRSRPIASGVLSPFQGLCFLGFQLLLGLEILLQLNNFSRVLGASSLLLVFSYPLMKRLTYWPQAYLGLTFNWGALLGWAAVRGSLDLAVVIPLYASGVFWTLVYDTIYAHQDKEDDMIVGVKSTALRFADSTKEWISGFGAACIGSLALSGYNANLEWTYYVFLAAGSTQLAWQILTVDLSSRADCNRKFVSNKWFGAIICSGILFGRLLS; from the exons ATGTCATTTTATCGCCTCTCAAAAACTGCTCGGAGCCTCCGCCACCGTCACTCTTCTCTCTCCGCCGCCCACACTTATTTCCACTCGCCTCTACCGTTGGCCGACTCAAGCCGCCACTCGCGTCACCTCTTCCAAGTCGACAATCAATTTTACAATGACAGAAATTCGTTGCTGTCAACTGGGGCCTATCACCGCCTTCTCCAGTATTCAAGCTTTTCAACTCTACCATCCGATGAGAAACGAGAAGAATCGAAAAATTCCAAGGGTAATGAATGTGATCGGCCGTGGATAGATGTTTATTTACCGGAAAAGGCGCGGCCCTATGCTCGACTAGCGCGGCTGGACAAGCCGATTGGGACTTGGCTCTTGGCTTGGCCTTGTATGTG GTCAATTACGATGGCGGCAGCTCCAGGGAGCCTTCCGGATATTAAGATGATGATGCTTTTTGGTACAGGGGCATTGCTGTTGCGTGGCGCGGGGTGCACCATTAATGATCTTTTAGATCGAGATATTGACACCAAG GTAGCAAGGACAAGGTCGAGACCCATAGCAAGTGGTGTACTGTCACCATTTCAGGGACTTTGTTTTCTTGGTTTTCAATTGCTTTTGGGGTTGGAAATTCTTTTGCAACTGAACAATTTTAG CCGTGTTCTGGGAGCTTCATCTCTGCTGCTAGTATTTTCATATCCTCTGATGAAGAGACTGACGTATTGG CCTCAGGCCTATCTAGGATTGACGTTTAACTGGGGTGCTTTACTTGGTTGGGCTGCTGTTAGAGGAAGCCTTGATCTGGCTGTAGTGATCCCTCTTTATGCTTCTGGTGTATTTTGGACCCTTGTTTACGATACAATCTATGCACATCAG GACAAGGAAGACGATATGATAGTGGGTGTCAAATCAACAGCCTTGAGGTTTGCAGATTCAACAAAAGAATGGATTTCTGGCTTTGGAGCAGCATGTATCGGTAGCCTTGCTCTGAGTGGATATAATGCCAATCTAG AATGGACATATTACGTATTCTTAGCTGCTGGATCGACACAATTAGCTTGGCAGATACTCACAGTTGACCTTTCAAGCCGTGCTGATTGCAACAGAAA ATTTGTATCCAATAAATGGTTTGGAGCAATTATCTGCAGTGGGATTCTTTTTGGAAGACTCTTATCTTGA
- the LOC125193413 gene encoding senescence/dehydration-associated protein At4g35985, chloroplastic-like isoform X1 has protein sequence MNCCKPTKSKTQKKASLPEPPSTQVQQPSNQETLIPQNNNTINVRHDVLLRIPECRVHLMDEGEAVELGAGDFELQRITDGNVAIATAVKVGAELQWPLTKDEPVVKLDEKHYLFSLLMNDGTPLSYGVAFASGGLEELDAFLRENCSFTASKKKRDSDIDWKEFAPAVDSYNSFLAKAIADGTGYIVKGIFKCSNAYTNKVQKGGETILIQAVEEKNIVAPNKIQSNGAKKSKGSLNKSLKRARKLSKMTQKLSKSVLNVVESGTGAVMTPIVESRPGKAFLNMMPGEVLLASLDALSKFIPSFLYLIATTNSNEFKIVYCQCTDKIIDAAEAAEKQTMVATSGAVTTAVTNRYGESAGEATGHALATAGHCVGTAWNVFKIRKAINPATTATSRGVLKNAAKSVGK, from the exons ATGAACTGCTGCAAGCCAACGAAatcaaaaactcaaaaaaaggCATCACTACCAGAGCCACCATCAACTCAAGTTCAACAACCTTCAAACCAAGAAACATTAATCCCACAAAACAACAATACTATTAACGTAAGACACGATGTTCTTCTGCGAATCCCAGAATGCAGGGTTCATCTCATGGACGAGGGCGAAGCCGTGGAGCTCGGCGCCGGCGACTTCGAGCTCCAACGAATAACCGATGGCAACGTGGCGATCGCCACCGCTGTGAAGGTCGGGGCGGAGCTGCAGTGGCCGCTGACTAAGGACGAGCCGGTGGTGAAGCTGGACGAGAAGCACTACCTCTTCTCGCTGCTCATGAACGACGGCACGCCACTCAGCTACGGCGTGGCATTTGCCAGCGGCGGTTTGGAGGAGTTGGACGCGTTCCTGAGGGAGAATTGCTCGTTCACGGCgtcaaagaagaagagagataGTGATATCGATTGGAAGGAGTTTGCGCCGGCGGTGGATAGTTATAATAGCTTCTTGGCCAAGGCTATAGCTGATGGCACCGGGTACATTGTCAAGGGCATCTTCAAGTGCAGCAATGCCTATACTAATAAG GTGCAGAAAGGAGGGGAAACAATCCTGATTCAAGCAGTCGAGGAGAAGAATATAGTAGCACCTAACAAAATTCAGAGCAATGGAGCAAAGAAAAGCAAAGGCTCCCTGAATAAGAGCTTGAAACG GGCGAGGAAGCTGTCGAAGATGACACAGAAATTAAGCAAAAGTGTGCTTAACGTGGTTGAGAGTGGTACTGGTGCAGTAATGACGCCAATTGTTGAATCCCGGCCGGGGAAGGCCTTCTTGAATATGATGCCGGGAGAGGTGCTCTTGGCTTCCCTTGATGCACTAAGTAAGTTCATTCCTAGTTTCTTGTATCTAATTGCTACTACCAATTCCAATGAGTTTAAGATCGTATATTGTCAATGCACAGACAAAATAATAGACGCAGCTGAGGCTGCTGAAAAGCAAACAATGGTAGCAACCTCGGGTGCTGTTACAACAGCTGTTACTAATAG GTATGGAGAGAGCGCTGGAGAGGCAACAGGGCACGCGTTAGCAACTGCAGGGCATTGTGTGGGCACTGCTTGGAATGTATTCAAGATAAGGAAAGCCATCAACCCTGCTACCACTGCAACGTCAAGAGGAGTGCTCAAGAATGCTGCTAAATCTgttgggaaataa
- the LOC125193413 gene encoding senescence/dehydration-associated protein At4g35985, chloroplastic-like isoform X2 produces the protein MNCCKPTKSKTQKKASLPEPPSTQVQQPSNQETLIPQNNNTINVRHDVLLRIPECRVHLMDEGEAVELGAGDFELQRITDGNVAIATAVKVGAELQWPLTKDEPVVKLDEKHYLFSLLMNDGTPLSYGVAFASGGLEELDAFLRENCSFTASKKKRDSDIDWKEFAPAVDSYNSFLAKAIADGTGYIVKGIFKCSNAYTNKVQKGGETILIQAVEEKNIVAPNKIQSNGAKKSKGSLNKSLKRARKLSKMTQKLSKSVLNVVESGTGAVMTPIVESRPGKAFLNMMPGEVLLASLDALNKIIDAAEAAEKQTMVATSGAVTTAVTNRYGESAGEATGHALATAGHCVGTAWNVFKIRKAINPATTATSRGVLKNAAKSVGK, from the exons ATGAACTGCTGCAAGCCAACGAAatcaaaaactcaaaaaaaggCATCACTACCAGAGCCACCATCAACTCAAGTTCAACAACCTTCAAACCAAGAAACATTAATCCCACAAAACAACAATACTATTAACGTAAGACACGATGTTCTTCTGCGAATCCCAGAATGCAGGGTTCATCTCATGGACGAGGGCGAAGCCGTGGAGCTCGGCGCCGGCGACTTCGAGCTCCAACGAATAACCGATGGCAACGTGGCGATCGCCACCGCTGTGAAGGTCGGGGCGGAGCTGCAGTGGCCGCTGACTAAGGACGAGCCGGTGGTGAAGCTGGACGAGAAGCACTACCTCTTCTCGCTGCTCATGAACGACGGCACGCCACTCAGCTACGGCGTGGCATTTGCCAGCGGCGGTTTGGAGGAGTTGGACGCGTTCCTGAGGGAGAATTGCTCGTTCACGGCgtcaaagaagaagagagataGTGATATCGATTGGAAGGAGTTTGCGCCGGCGGTGGATAGTTATAATAGCTTCTTGGCCAAGGCTATAGCTGATGGCACCGGGTACATTGTCAAGGGCATCTTCAAGTGCAGCAATGCCTATACTAATAAG GTGCAGAAAGGAGGGGAAACAATCCTGATTCAAGCAGTCGAGGAGAAGAATATAGTAGCACCTAACAAAATTCAGAGCAATGGAGCAAAGAAAAGCAAAGGCTCCCTGAATAAGAGCTTGAAACG GGCGAGGAAGCTGTCGAAGATGACACAGAAATTAAGCAAAAGTGTGCTTAACGTGGTTGAGAGTGGTACTGGTGCAGTAATGACGCCAATTGTTGAATCCCGGCCGGGGAAGGCCTTCTTGAATATGATGCCGGGAGAGGTGCTCTTGGCTTCCCTTGATGCACTAA ACAAAATAATAGACGCAGCTGAGGCTGCTGAAAAGCAAACAATGGTAGCAACCTCGGGTGCTGTTACAACAGCTGTTACTAATAG GTATGGAGAGAGCGCTGGAGAGGCAACAGGGCACGCGTTAGCAACTGCAGGGCATTGTGTGGGCACTGCTTGGAATGTATTCAAGATAAGGAAAGCCATCAACCCTGCTACCACTGCAACGTCAAGAGGAGTGCTCAAGAATGCTGCTAAATCTgttgggaaataa